One part of the Truepera radiovictrix DSM 17093 genome encodes these proteins:
- a CDS encoding cytochrome P450, with protein MTTLFPRHPVWGDLPAYRRDPLGFGRTLTAQRRVARARFFTKRVFFITEPELIHQVLVRDAAKFRKSPAYKVLEPTLGQGLLTSDGDFWRRQRRLAQPAFHHARVASYADIMVRYAQERRASWRPGQLLAINHEMMALTLRVVAKALFDTDITAQAGRVKEALETLLHVATETITTPIPLPAWLPTPRNRRSQRATRALDEIVYEMIDARRRSGDDTGDLLSMLLAAVDDEGQGMSDKAVRDEAVTLILAGHETTANALTWAFYLLAQHPEVEAALREEVARVLGGRAPTFADLSALRYTDLIVKETMRLFPPAPEIGRLATEEVALGDTVVPAGSIVVIPIHVVHRDPRWFREPEAFRPERFADTAALPKFAYLPFGGGPRICIGNAFAQMEATLLLATLIQGRRLCLAPGQTVTPEATLTLRPKRDLLMRVLSA; from the coding sequence ATGACCACGCTTTTTCCCCGGCACCCGGTGTGGGGCGACCTGCCCGCCTACCGGCGCGACCCGCTCGGGTTTGGCCGCACGTTGACCGCGCAGCGCCGAGTTGCGCGCGCGCGCTTCTTTACCAAGCGCGTCTTTTTTATCACCGAGCCCGAGCTTATCCACCAGGTGCTGGTGCGCGACGCCGCCAAGTTCCGCAAGTCCCCCGCGTACAAGGTGCTCGAGCCCACCTTGGGGCAGGGGCTCTTGACCTCGGACGGCGACTTCTGGCGGCGGCAGCGGCGGCTCGCCCAACCTGCCTTTCACCACGCGCGCGTCGCGAGCTACGCCGACATCATGGTGCGCTACGCCCAAGAGCGCCGCGCGTCGTGGCGCCCCGGCCAGCTCCTGGCGATCAACCACGAGATGATGGCGCTCACCCTGCGGGTCGTCGCCAAGGCCTTGTTCGACACCGACATCACCGCCCAGGCAGGGCGCGTCAAGGAGGCCCTCGAAACCCTGCTGCACGTCGCTACCGAGACCATCACGACGCCCATCCCGCTCCCCGCTTGGCTACCGACGCCCCGCAACCGGCGCTCGCAGCGCGCCACCAGAGCGCTCGACGAGATCGTTTACGAGATGATCGACGCGCGGCGCCGCTCGGGCGACGACACCGGCGACCTGTTGTCGATGCTGCTCGCCGCCGTCGACGACGAGGGCCAGGGGATGAGCGACAAAGCCGTGCGCGACGAGGCGGTGACGCTCATCCTAGCGGGACACGAAACCACCGCGAACGCGCTGACCTGGGCCTTTTACCTCCTCGCGCAGCACCCCGAGGTCGAGGCGGCGCTGCGCGAGGAGGTGGCGCGCGTCCTGGGCGGGCGCGCGCCGACCTTCGCCGACCTGAGCGCGCTGCGCTACACCGACCTCATCGTCAAAGAGACCATGCGCCTCTTTCCCCCCGCCCCCGAGATCGGCCGCCTCGCGACCGAAGAGGTCGCGCTCGGCGACACGGTGGTCCCCGCCGGGAGCATCGTCGTCATCCCCATCCACGTCGTTCACCGCGATCCGCGGTGGTTTCGCGAGCCCGAGGCGTTCCGACCGGAGCGCTTCGCCGACACCGCGGCGCTCCCCAAGTTCGCCTATCTCCCCTTCGGCGGTGGTCCACGCATCTGCATCGGCAACGCCTTTGCCCAGATGGAGGCGACGCTGCTGCTCGCGACCCTGATCCAGGGGCGCCGCTTGTGCCTAGCGCCCGGCCAGACGGTCACGCCGGAAGCGACGCTGACCCTAAGACCCAAGCGCGACCTTTTGATGCGCGTCTTGAGCGCCTAG
- a CDS encoding class I SAM-dependent DNA methyltransferase: protein MPPQNVPPPFSRLADVYDAIMSDIAYDAWAAFILQLAQRAGAELPAPARTRLLDLGCGTGNSAAPFVARGMQVVGLDAAERMLEVARRKLPEARFVRATFTDFSLPGRFDLVVSVFDALNNLLEPGDLRRCGERVLAHLEPHGAFVFDVNTTHGLRELWEGGRAEGWVDDVYYLWEHTFDETTGLAQVVAYCERGGRSFTEVHVERPYDPPEIEALLRAAGFSSVRAVTYPDADAPTPETERVWVVARP from the coding sequence GTGCCGCCGCAGAACGTCCCGCCGCCCTTTAGCCGCCTCGCCGACGTCTACGACGCCATCATGAGCGACATCGCGTACGACGCCTGGGCAGCGTTTATCCTGCAGCTCGCGCAGCGCGCCGGTGCCGAGCTGCCCGCGCCGGCGCGCACGCGCCTTTTAGACCTCGGCTGCGGCACCGGCAACTCCGCGGCGCCCTTCGTCGCGCGCGGCATGCAGGTCGTGGGGCTCGACGCCGCCGAGCGGATGCTCGAGGTGGCGCGCCGCAAACTGCCGGAGGCGCGCTTTGTGCGGGCGACCTTTACCGACTTCTCCCTCCCGGGGCGTTTCGACCTCGTGGTGTCGGTCTTCGACGCGCTCAACAACCTGCTCGAGCCCGGTGACCTTCGCCGCTGCGGGGAGCGCGTCTTGGCGCACCTCGAGCCCCACGGGGCGTTCGTCTTCGACGTCAACACGACCCACGGGTTGCGCGAGCTGTGGGAGGGGGGGCGCGCCGAGGGGTGGGTGGACGACGTGTACTACCTCTGGGAGCACACGTTTGACGAAACGACCGGGCTCGCCCAGGTGGTCGCCTACTGCGAGCGCGGGGGCCGCAGCTTTACCGAGGTGCATGTCGAGCGCCCCTACGACCCGCCCGAGATCGAGGCGCTGCTGCGCGCTGCCGGTTTCTCCTCGGTGCGCGCGGTCACCTATCCAGACGCCGACGCGCCGACTCCGGAAACCGAGCGCGTCTGGGTCGTGGCGCGCCCCTGA
- a CDS encoding Hsp20/alpha crystallin family protein: MPVQRWDLTEGAGSLFREFDRLFEQLASPMLNTSSWAYGYPVDLYETADNVVLEMAVPGVHVQDLDVSVEGRQLTISGTLPNVADEGRRYWLQTIPRGQFSRTVSLPASVELDNIQASVHEGLLTLTMPKAAAAKARKIEITSG; this comes from the coding sequence GTGCCAGTTCAGCGCTGGGATCTCACGGAGGGTGCGGGGAGCCTTTTCAGGGAGTTCGACCGGCTCTTTGAACAGCTCGCCTCGCCGATGCTCAACACCAGCTCGTGGGCGTACGGTTACCCGGTCGACCTCTACGAAACCGCTGACAACGTGGTGCTCGAGATGGCCGTTCCCGGCGTGCACGTCCAGGATCTCGACGTCAGCGTCGAGGGGCGCCAGCTGACCATCAGCGGTACGCTGCCCAACGTCGCCGACGAAGGGCGCCGTTACTGGCTGCAGACGATCCCCCGCGGTCAGTTTAGCCGCACCGTCAGCCTGCCCGCCAGCGTCGAACTCGACAACATCCAGGCGAGCGTGCACGAAGGGCTCCTGACGCTCACCATGCCCAAAGCGGCGGCGGCCAAAGCGCGCAAGATCGAAATCACCAGCGGCTAA
- a CDS encoding flavin reductase family protein has translation MDAREFRNALGRFATGVTVVTVPNGEGVRGITANAFMSVSLNPPLVVVSIDKKARAHALLLQAERYGVSILREDQEALSNHFAGLEGGAEPALGTFAGLLVVEGALAHLVCRTVDRHEAGDHTLFIGEVEALRYREGRPLLYFRGKYGHFRHPEEAPELTV, from the coding sequence ATGGATGCACGCGAGTTTCGCAACGCGCTGGGGCGGTTTGCTACCGGCGTCACGGTGGTGACGGTACCGAACGGCGAAGGGGTGCGCGGCATCACCGCCAACGCCTTTATGTCGGTGTCGCTCAACCCCCCGTTGGTGGTCGTCTCCATCGACAAAAAGGCGCGCGCCCACGCGCTCTTGCTCCAAGCCGAGCGCTACGGCGTCAGCATCTTGCGTGAGGACCAGGAGGCGCTCAGCAACCACTTCGCGGGGCTAGAGGGCGGCGCCGAACCCGCGCTCGGCACCTTTGCCGGCCTGCTAGTCGTCGAGGGGGCGCTCGCGCACCTCGTGTGCCGCACCGTCGACCGCCACGAAGCGGGCGACCACACCCTTTTCATCGGCGAGGTCGAAGCGCTGCGCTACCGCGAGGGGCGCCCGCTCCTCTACTTTAGGGGCAAGTACGGGCACTTCCGGCACCCCGAAGAGGCGCCCGAGCTGACCGTCTAG